From the Vibrio alginolyticus NBRC 15630 = ATCC 17749 genome, one window contains:
- the infC gene encoding translation initiation factor IF-3, translated as MKGGRRGQQPVKQNPHRINGEIRGIREVRLTGADGESVGVVSIQEAIAAAEEAGMDLVEISPNAEPPVCRVMDYGKFLFEKSKTAKEQKKKQKQVQIKEVKFRPGTDIGDYQVKLRNLTRFLEEGNKVKVTIRFRGREMAHQDIGVDVLNRLKEDTAEIAVVESFPKKIEGRQMIMVLAPKKK; from the coding sequence ATTAAAGGCGGAAGACGTGGCCAACAGCCGGTAAAACAAAACCCGCACCGTATCAACGGTGAAATTCGTGGTATTCGTGAAGTTCGACTAACAGGCGCTGACGGTGAATCAGTTGGTGTTGTATCGATTCAAGAAGCCATTGCAGCTGCTGAAGAAGCTGGTATGGATCTCGTTGAGATCAGTCCTAACGCCGAGCCACCTGTTTGTCGTGTGATGGACTATGGTAAGTTCCTCTTCGAGAAGAGCAAAACTGCTAAAGAGCAGAAGAAGAAGCAAAAGCAGGTCCAGATCAAGGAAGTAAAATTCCGTCCTGGAACTGATATTGGAGACTATCAGGTAAAACTACGCAACCTGACGCGTTTCCTTGAAGAAGGCAACAAAGTGAAAGTAACAATTCGCTTCCGTGGCCGAGAGATGGCACACCAAGACATCGGTGTTGACGTTCTAAATCGTCTTAAGGAAGATACTGCAGAAATTGCTGTAGTTGAATCTTTCCCTAAGAAGATTGAAGGTCGCCAGATGATCATGGTGCTAGCCCCTAAAAAGAAGTAA
- the rpmI gene encoding 50S ribosomal protein L35 produces MPKMKTNKGAAKRFKKTAGGIKYKHATKRHILTKRTTKNKRQLRPNAILPKCEVAAVIRMLPYA; encoded by the coding sequence ATGCCTAAGATGAAAACCAACAAAGGTGCTGCTAAGCGTTTTAAGAAAACTGCTGGTGGTATTAAGTACAAGCACGCTACAAAACGTCACATCCTGACTAAGCGTACTACTAAGAACAAGCGTCAACTACGTCCGAATGCAATCCTTCCAAAATGTGAAGTGGCTGCAGTAATCCGTATGTTGCCATACGCTTAA
- the rplT gene encoding 50S ribosomal protein L20: MPRVKRGVQARARHKKVLKQAKGYYGARSRVYRVAFQAVTKAGQYAYRDRRAKKRQFRQLWIARINAASRQNGLSYSRFINGLKKASIEIDRKILADIAVFDKAAFAVLVEKAKAAL; encoded by the coding sequence ATGCCTCGCGTAAAACGTGGTGTACAAGCTCGTGCACGTCATAAGAAAGTTCTAAAACAAGCTAAAGGTTACTACGGTGCGCGTTCACGTGTTTACCGCGTAGCTTTCCAAGCAGTTACTAAAGCTGGTCAATACGCTTACCGTGACCGTCGCGCTAAGAAACGTCAATTCCGTCAACTATGGATTGCACGTATCAATGCGGCATCTCGTCAAAATGGTCTATCTTACAGCCGTTTCATCAACGGTCTTAAGAAAGCATCTATCGAGATCGACCGTAAGATCCTTGCGGACATCGCAGTATTCGACAAAGCTGCATTTGCAGTTCTAGTTGAAAAAGCGAAAGCTGCTCTTTAA
- a CDS encoding heavy metal-binding domain-containing protein, with amino-acid sequence MIYTTTESIPGKQISEIRGVVTGNVVQSKHIGRDLMAGIKSIVGGEIRGYTEMMTDARDIAIQRMVADAESKGADAIVGIRFTTSSIVDGSSEILAFGTAVKLAD; translated from the coding sequence ATGATTTACACAACGACCGAAAGCATTCCTGGCAAGCAGATCTCTGAAATCAGAGGGGTTGTAACTGGTAATGTTGTTCAATCAAAGCATATTGGCCGTGACCTCATGGCGGGTATCAAGAGCATTGTTGGCGGCGAAATTCGTGGTTACACGGAAATGATGACCGACGCGCGTGATATTGCTATACAGCGCATGGTGGCGGACGCTGAATCTAAAGGTGCCGATGCAATTGTAGGGATTCGATTTACCACAAGCTCAATCGTAGATGGTTCTTCGGAAATTTTGGCATTTGGTACTGCAGTGAAACTAGCGGACTAG
- a CDS encoding helix-turn-helix domain-containing protein: MRDLTPEYLLAALRQAIKTKGLTYRELSEKMGMPLSTFKRHLTSTNLALDKLLEYCRAVDCTLDELQKLANQLQGEDEDYFSRTQDEVFFQFPHLYDFYRELRMLRGKDGYSILKKKYDLSEQSMSDYLKALELLDLVYVDEDKNITLHGPLYYSYAENSKLNDKYTEIIKEQTTTHDKCVRVALARMKITEEQLLLLEDQVAKTVIDFHSKNVVAENFNVSDFTNIVLLAGPHQPVTFSDGIIETEGRFIDDIRYAIASAGDKPSLSI, from the coding sequence ATGAGAGATCTGACTCCCGAATACTTGCTAGCCGCATTACGCCAAGCGATTAAAACAAAAGGGCTAACATATCGAGAGCTATCTGAGAAAATGGGTATGCCACTATCTACTTTTAAGAGACATCTTACAAGCACGAATCTCGCTTTAGATAAGTTGCTGGAATATTGTAGAGCGGTTGATTGCACGTTAGATGAACTACAAAAGCTCGCAAATCAATTGCAAGGTGAAGACGAGGATTACTTTAGTCGCACACAGGATGAAGTATTCTTTCAATTCCCTCACCTTTACGACTTTTATCGTGAATTGAGAATGTTACGAGGTAAAGACGGCTATTCTATTTTAAAGAAAAAGTATGACTTGTCTGAGCAGAGCATGTCCGATTACTTAAAAGCATTAGAGTTGTTGGATCTCGTTTACGTTGATGAAGATAAAAATATAACGCTGCACGGACCTTTATATTATAGCTATGCAGAGAACTCCAAGCTCAACGACAAATATACCGAAATCATAAAAGAGCAGACGACTACCCACGATAAGTGTGTTCGCGTTGCTTTGGCGCGTATGAAAATTACCGAAGAACAGCTTTTGTTACTGGAAGATCAAGTCGCAAAGACCGTCATCGATTTTCATTCCAAAAATGTTGTAGCAGAGAACTTTAATGTCTCTGATTTTACTAATATTGTTCTACTTGCTGGGCCACATCAGCCAGTCACATTCTCTGACGGCATTATTGAGACAGAGGGGCGATTTATTGATGATATTCGTTATGCCATCGCATCTGCAGGTGATAAGCCAAGCCTATCTATATAG